A single genomic interval of Pan paniscus chromosome 18, NHGRI_mPanPan1-v2.0_pri, whole genome shotgun sequence harbors:
- the LOC100983830 gene encoding hemoglobin subunit zeta, producing the protein MCPGARRGPQGAWAVGGRPRCWELTAPAPRPRLFLSHPQTKTYFPHFDLHPGSAQLRAHGSKVVAAVGDAVKSIDNIGGALSKLSELHAYILRVDPVNFKLLSHCLLVTLAARFPADFTAEAHAAWDKFLSVVSSVLTEKYR; encoded by the exons ATGTGTCCCGGTGCTCGGAGAGGGCCGCAGGGCGCGTGGGCCGTGGGCGGGAGGCCGCGCTGCTGGGAGCTCACGGCCCCCGCCCCCCGTCCCAGGCTGTTCCTCAGCCACCCGCAGACCAAGACCTACTTCCCGCACTTCGACCTGCACCCGGGGTCCGCGCAGTTGCGCGCGCACGGCTCCAAGGTGGTGGCCGCCGTGGGCGACGCGGTGAAGAGCATCGACAACATCGGCGGCGCCCTGTCCAAGCTGAGCGAGCTGCACGCCTACATCCTGCGCGTGGACCCGGTGAACTTCAAG CTCCTGTCCCACTGCCTGCTGGTCACCCTGGCCGCGCGCTTCCCCGCCGACTTCACGGCCGAGGCCCACGCCGCCTGGGACAAGTTCCTATCGGTCGTATCCTCTGTCCTGACCGAGAAGTACCGCTGA